A segment of the Crassostrea angulata isolate pt1a10 chromosome 10, ASM2561291v2, whole genome shotgun sequence genome:
tatgtAAGGTTCTATTATATTTGCGCGGAAATGCACTAAAATAGCACATTAAAACACCTGATTCTTATCAcgtttgttttcaaaacaagttttaatgaCTATTTTGATGTAATGCTCATTTTTATATGCCACTGGCataaaatcgattttttttcatgaattttattttcttcacaaaataatccaataaaatgtcaaataattGACAAAGAGCTTAAGATCTATTGCTGTCATACAgttcatttttcttttgaaattcaGAAATTTTCATTCCATGTTTTGACACAACAGCTTTACAATATTTCTCACTATTGTAATgatgtatataatatacattcCCCCCTCAATAAAACCAAGGTATGAATCGACCAATAAAATCTACTGAGCAATAAAGATATGTCACCTGACCACAAAAAATTTGTATTCAGTGAAAATGCAGTGATCGGAACttaatttgaacatttcaaaaaagaacaaaaaattgcaaataaaaattaCTGCAGCAAGCTGTATAACTGAATATTAAAGTTAGTAAATTAGAAGCAAACAAAAACATTGAATTATACACATAAAACCTTGTCCTTGAGGtaaattttaaccatttttaaaaaatgtcccACATATAACTAGTATATTTCTAGTTTCACATTTCTAAAATGGGAAAACTAGGAATATCAACTTCAAAggtttatttgaatattgtcTAGAGATAAAAGTTTAGAAAAGATTCAAACACTTGACAGATCACCCTTATTCATGAATCTCTAATTTTTTGGACATCTACCACAAccctatataatatatataaatatgaatataGATAGGAACCTCATCAtccaaaaaaatttttaaaaataaccttTCGGTCGAAATGCAgtttaaagaaaagaaagttaAATAAGGAAGAACGTAAGAGACCAAAAAACAAAAGGAGAAAACAGAATTTTTCTAATGATATAGGGGATTCATTTGTCTGACCTCTATTGATAATAATTCAATGGGTTTCCGTGGTAACTGTCTTGGAAGCGTAACTCTCTAGTGGGCCTTGGCTGATAAAATGAAAGGGAACATTcaaatttcatgaaattcaatttgaatttttgctTTCTCTCTCTAAACTGCTACAGTTAGTACgattaaagatgaaataaagCACAAGTGACTGGAAAATTTgatggaaaagaaaaaataaactgtatgAAGATCctacgataaaaaaaaaaaataagatgctAAGACTACTAcccatatattttatttctagcAGTTACTACAGTCAATATAGTGTTTTCAAACAATAATGTTTGAAAACACAATTGAGTAATATggtcatatatatattatactgcTGCAAGATTTCATTCAATGTAACTGTGACCAAAAAACCACCAAAACAGTACAAGTTGTTAACGGAACATAACGATCGAAACATACAGGACAAATTACAAGAGTTAGTCTGTTAATTCCCACATGCCGGTACAGTGTACAGACGACAACAATTGCATGTACATGACAACATTTAGAGTGAAAATGTTACAACATCTGCTTTTCATTTACAGCATGCAGCAATAAAATGATGAGGCAAGgggaaaatgtaaacatatatgtatggatctaaattcttttaaaagaagtcaatttatttttatgaattttttgaagGAAACCAAGGCATACTTTTAATGCCAAAGCAAAGGGAAGTAACTGCAGGAATTCTGGGAGGAGGGAGTTGGAAATGAGTGCTGGTGATAGGGGCTTGTCAGGTGACATACCTTCATCTCAGCTGTCAGTTTCATCTTGGCATTTTCGAGTCTGCGCCTCATGTCATCAATTTCATGAGTTAACCTCGTCGCTTGTATTTTATAGTTATTCTGCAAAGaacaaaaaacaggaaatttcaaaacatggtctttgtttttatttcttcaagACAAAACAAGTATAAATATGGTAAATGTTCGATCATAACAAACCATGACAAAGGAATCATTAGTATCAAAATATACTGCAATAAAACAGTGTAAATTCATTGTGAGACAGAAAACTATATATATCACAGAACacttgaaaatacatgtataaataatgtaaaaaaaaaaaataatcttatacatgtacatatactaatctctaaaaaaaaataaaaaattattatgctTTGAAATGTCTCATAATCTTGGAATGTCAGAGTGTAAAGCATGTTTCAGATGTAAACATCACTGCCAAACTTGAGCTATTCCTTTATCCATTAggtattttacaaatattttcacAATTGCACATGCGAGCATTTGTTCTTGCTTAACATACATGTTATCAAAGGTAGCATACAGcatttaattgatataaaatctATGATCACTGTCCAAGAACAATACACAACTGTAGCACTATGCGCTCAGTCTGATAAATAAAAGACTTGGCactaaaatcaatttatattgACACCTTATTCAAATCAGGTCAACAATCCACTACAACAGATTTGGCTAACTTCAGAGGTCATTCAAGTTAACTATAATTGTTTGTTATTTCCTCTTTCATCTATAATTGCTAACTACCTACTGCAAGTAATtaggtacatgtagttaaaaattTAGGAATTTTAACTGCAGACAAAACTAAAAGAATTCATTTAAAAGTATAACTGAAAGTAACAAAACCTACCCAATATGAActattatcaataaaaaataattactaaATTATACAGAACTTTGCACTTCGATCATGGAGGTTTATAAGTCCTATATATGCTATTTTTACTATAGAGATTAGGGTCAAATTTAACTCTTCAGTCCCTGTTAAATCTTTATGCCTTTAAAACCATGAAAATTTACAGCCCAAATCCTATTAATAGTACAAGAAATTCTATTAAAAATAACTCTACCTAATAGGATTGCTGTCTAACTTTACATAAGTTTCACACTACCTAATGAATACGACTTATATCATTGAGTGTGAAACAGTTAACAGCTAGACTTACCAGATATCTTAAAGTACAAGAATTATAAATTCTAAAAGTATGGCAAGATATATGACAAATTGATGATggatttatttaatatacacGTAAAGTTATTCAATGCATTGAATGGGGGACAGGTGATATAAAGTCCAAGAAAATTTTTGTGGGAGTCCATCTTTCTAAAGGTgggttttaaagataaaataaaaagccCTAGATATTGGGGTAAGAACATTTCTGGAGGTCAGGGTGAAGGAGACCCCGGTGAATGGAGGTATCCCTAGATAAAAAAGCACTTTGCATTTATCTTGGTTCATGAAGATACATTTAATGTGATTCTCCTTTTTTTCTTAGGACCTGAATAAACTCGCAACTCAAAGTAATTGTAAAGCCTTAGTAATACTTATATCCCTTTGGATTTATCAAAGGCTCAAATCTCACGCTTTTACCAGAGCTAGCAGGGGAGCGAAACTGGCCCCTAGCATTCGGAGATGTACTTTTAGGGGGGGAGTACTTTGAACCAGGGGGCTGGTAGGAGTTGGGACGATAAACTGCACTAACAGGACTTTGAATATTCGGTTGACTATAATAACTAGAGGGCCTACTAGACTTCTTGGACTGAGGGGAAATTGGAGGCAGTTTCGGGCTCCCCATCTTTGGGGGAAGAGCATGTCCATTGTAATAATTGTTAGAATAGTAGTATGGTTGGTAGCCGTTAAAATTTTCAGTCCCGTCACTCGGGACTGCTCTTTGATAACCCTGTTTAATTAAACCCTCCTCATAATTCTGATCGTAGGCTGGTGGCGCCGGCCCCGCGTTTCTATAATTAGCAGGATAGAAGTGTCCGGGCACTTGTTGGTCACCAACCTTTTGGGAAGGTTTCAAGTCGCCGAGTCTTGTGGACTTCTCTTTCGAAGGCCCTTCCAAGGTGTTCATTAATTTCCTATGAATGATATCTAGTTCGTGTCGTAGTCTATTACACTGCTCTTCCAGTGGCGGGGTCTTCTTCTTTTCTTCAAAGTAGCGCTTCTTCCACAAATCCCTGGCTACAAGACAAACAGAGAGAtggattgaaataaaaacagctCAAACTAACATTAATAAGGATTACATTGCAGCCGTATTTGAAATTCAGTTCCATAAATATTCATGGCATATCCTTTCACAATGGGCTTCTTGTATTTTCTTTTGTGCATTGTGTTACTAATATCAGGATTCAAGATGTAGTGATATTTCCTTCATTTCAAGGCCGATGGATTATAGAGGCTTTTTCGGGGTTCTTTATTTGGGAAACTAAATGATACAATTTGTAAACTGTCAAACTGTTCTGCCATTGAGGCATTTGTTCCTCTGATTCATCTACCCCTCAGTGCACTTTATAATCTCttgcaaacaaaaaagttaattcTGTGTTGCTAGAGTGTTTAGAGACCTTTACCATTGGTTCACTGAAAGCAATTTACATTATATACCATGTAATGGGGAGGATTTAGAGGTAGCCCCTAATACATTGTGCACATTCTGTTCAAAAGCAGTTGTAACTCTAGTATATAAAATGCAGACCAAAGATTCCATTTGGATATACCAGAAAATGTAGGTTGAAGTCCTATATTATTGATTCTTTAGCATGttcttttaactttaaaaaacaagcattttaaattttcaaaactataCCATACACACTCACATGCGTGGCATGCACAAagaaaagacattttttaattaGCTGAATGTTTGTATTTCAGATTAGAATTCAGTAGTTAAAATTTGTCTGATGTAGGCAGACCGGCAATATTGACTGAGGATTAGGGTTACAGGGAGAATGAAGGTTTGAACCTAGCAGATCCCACATAGCTTTAAAACCCCTGTATCTCTAATATCTGTAATGGACACCCAGAATTCAAACAAAATCTATATTCTTTATTGCTATTTGGTTCTAGCTgccataaaaaaatcatttattcatgaGTTTCTGCACTTGTCTATTAGTAAACAAACTTCAAAAGTGATGGAATGCACTTAATTTAAACCAACTTGCTTGGCTTAAAATTGAAACttcatcaaattcaaatttcccTAATGGTAAAAATTGATTAACTGTACCTAGTTACTCCCTCGTATGTGACAGGTGAAATTACAGTTCCTGTCCAATAACAATTagcattaatgtttaaaatcgTAATATACAACATGCGCTACTTCcgtatcatttaaaattcatttcttatacTCATATATCATACACGCAAAACAAGCTAGAGAAAAACAAGCAGAAATTTCAGTACTCTTGAAAGGTTTTACTTTCAACAACAACTAAtaacttaaaaaagaaattaagagATCAGGAAGCTATCTTTATTACATGCTACAGAATCATTTACATTTCCCAAagataaaagaaatttaaacacTCCAAAAGCAGCCAtcgaaataaaatgaaaaaaaaaaattaaaactaaactTTGAGATAAATAATTGAAGAAGGAATATGGCTCTAGTTTGTCTGTTTAGTGACAACTTCTCATATTTCAGGCACACAGTGGTTTTGTTGTGAATTAATGATCATATTACAATTGTcagggttttattttaaaaccaaactTGGACTATGGTTGGATTGACATAGCAGTACAATTGTGAGAGACATTAGTAATGTAATAGTGTACAATATGAGAAGTTTTAGTGTCTGTATTATCTTCATTATCTGCATCATTAATATTAACATCATTGCCATGCAGAAGAGGTATTTATAACCTTACCATCAAAAACATTCATCATGTCTGCAAGTCATagggagagaaaaaaaatagttacaaattaaataaaaatattaaaagtttatGTTAAACTGTACcacaataaaattttaatctacattgaataaaataaaaagcatGTGTCTAAGTTTTTATAAAGATTGTCCCCAGTTTTATGACAACAAACTTTTTAACTATACACTGTTCTGAAGAAGTGGTCATCATTGACTTTGTGATTTAGCCTACGCTGCCAAAAGAAATTCGGTTGATAATGCCTGAATTATTACAGGTAAATGAAAACAACCCCAATCTCTCTTCTCTGCCTCTCAGACACACCAAATTACAAACAAGTGTCTTAAGAATACTCGTTAGTACAGGGTATGAcatcattttatatatgtacaatttataaGTACAATCACCAGTGTACCATAAACCTTCATTGAAGACTGAAACATAAATCTGTCTCATTTTCATTGCATGCCAGAACTTTGTATACACAGCACACCACTTTAAATTATAGGCTAGCTGAATTAAAAATCTAACTTTGTTGGTTTAGAACTGTTGTAAAACGTTGCCTGCTCATACAGTCCTAATGGCTATCGATTAGACCATCTCTTTGAACATGTCCAAGTAAACCactttccttattttcatagatttctcttttttttttttaatagaactGTTAATATTTTCCAGAACCAACAAGTGAAAAAGTACTGTGATCTATAGTTATTATGGCTGGGTGTAAAAGATATTGGATTTCTGTTAACTCAATATTAAAACTCTTCAGAGCACTCTGCACAAAAACCTTGTCCTTAGCAACATACCACTTGTTAATTTTCCAGAATGCAAACAAAGTTCTTCCCTTCAAAAACAGACCAAAACATATTGCACACACAAAAATATGTCAGTAGCTAATTCTGTGGCAGCAGATGTTGACAATAAGATATTCGTTTACTGTCTCCATGACAACTCCCAAAACCAAAACTAAAACATCAGCTGAAAGTGTAACAATTAAAAGATATCAGATATCCCACTCATATTGCATGAAACAGGATCAAAATATCACTTGATTGAACTCAGAGCTGACATTCACAAAAtatgagaataaaaaaaatcaaagaccTCAATGCAAACTTTGGGATTAAGGGTTTCTCAGGATCCCCTTTTAAATCAAGATTTTGGTAAATTGACACAGGGATTACAAAGCAGCAAAACCCACAAAAACAGTTCCAGTCAAAAGTGACTTCTGTCAAACTTACCATGGTTCCTTCTGTTCTGTGTTTTTGTTTGCATCAACTTGGCCTTTTTCACGAGCTCTTCTCTTTGTTTTTCTACAGCCCTCCTGGCTTCGCGAGCTGCTTCTAATTCTTTCATTAGCCGCTCTTCTGCAAGTAGATCACAACAAAACATACTGATCAAaggaaattttcaaagaaaaaaaaatttctgttcctgtaaaataaaaagttttatttaatgtGTGCAAGATCTCACCATAGCATGAGGCATGCAAAATTTGACACCAAATAAGAAAACCCATGTCCACATGCAGTGTTATTGTGCCAAAATTTCACAATTCTATACCGGTAAATGAAACTTTCAAGAGAaggaatatattaattttaaaatctaatgatgCTAAATGTATGTCTATATTTCAAAACCATGCATTCAGAGAAAGACAAAATTCTATTTGATACTACTTGAAACTTTGAATTCATATCTTCAACTCTACATATCAAACCACAGAAAAGAACTGTGTCGGTTTGAAAGGCTACTAGATGAACAAATAGTAGAGTTTCTGAGAGATAACAAATTCCATATCTAAGAAGATTCAAACAAGAGGAGTTTAGAAAGAAATTTACTGCATCCATTTATATGTCAGCAGGTTTTCATTAGTTTAAGGAGCTTGATTTATATTTCTTATTACCGGTAAACAAGGGCTAATCAGACAGAAAACTTAGATCTTTGAGCAAATTGATTTGATGGGGGGAAAATGACAAATATATCTGGATTAGTGTCTTACAAAAGCTTTCACCGATTATTTTTAGGTTGAAGTCAATTTTTTTGTGCATAGTGTTTTGCCTGAGGCACTAAAACACTAAACCATATTCTCCATTGCCCCAAACCATCGATTTCTCACTTATTTCCTGTTTTGTCTCTTGTTTAGAAAAAGGGGGCTTGGTCACAGCTTCTACAAATAAGTATACAATATAATCACATTCTACAATCTCTGAAACTAAGTTCGGTAGACTTCTACCATTTTGTTGGCATTCAACAAGGTGACCTACTTTCTGcctttttgttttgctttgatgACTCGGTTTCTTGACCCTGATTCGAGTCCATTTGTAGAGGAGGTGGGGAAGGGAATCTGTTGAGGTCctgtaaaaaagaaacaaacaaaaaaattagcAATAAATTAATCTGGATATTAATCCTTTGAATAATTAATGCAGCAGTAATGAAACTTTAAAGAGCAAAATCTATAACAGCTAGggtagaattattttttagctaacatttcttgtttaaacaaatttgaaatacaaattgATATGTATAATTGGattaacacttttaaaaatgttttattttaatgacatcacaaagaaaataaaaatatgcatatatCACACTATTTCATTATGAATGTGCACATTATTCATCTGTTATAGTTAGGGTTCTCTGAATTAAATGAGCATTAAAGTCATCAGGTGCTCACTGTAGCTGCAGTGACTTTGTAACAACCCACACACAAGATTTAATGTTGGTgaataaaattctaaatcaCATGGTTAActatgatatgataaaaaaaaaaaccttaggTTTTTATACAATCTTAGTCTAGAGGGAAGGTTTAATACATGCACTCAAGTGTAATAATACAtgatttaaatatgaaatactaATCAAAGTGATAAATGGAATGTTCATATAAGTCAAAGTCAATATTAAGAgttaaacaaaagaaatcaaattgcAAACTGATCCAACAAAGTGTTCCATATAAGTGCTGTATTAGTCAAaataaatcgattttttttggAGGAAGGTCAGTGCTCATTCATCCattaaacctttaaattttTCTTGCGATATTCTGTTTTTTCATCAGGCCCAATGTCACTGACATCTCCTTGATACCCGCTGTTGACATTGGAAATCATCGTATCAGCTTCAGATTTCTCAAAAGAGGACTCGGTGCCGACCTTGCTCCTGGCATCAAGAGAGGCCGACCCATTCAATCTGTGATTTGGTTGACTAGATCCACTGTGAACTTCTTCAGTGACAGAATTCAGGGGCAGATCTGTCCCATGGACAGGGTTGTCTTTAGGAGGCCTCTGACTAGCTTCCGAACTTGCTGGTTGAGTTACTATTGTAGGAGGGGCCTTCTGGTCATCCTTGTTTTGGTCAGAGTTTCCTACTTTATCTTTAGAAGATGTGCCATTTTTATCATTCTGTTTTTGACCATCTGACCAGGAGACTTCCTTTCGACTTCTGCTTCTTTCAGCCGATGGTCTTCCATTTCTGCTTCCATATTCATCAAAGGTATCATCCTTTTTCAGAGAACCATTCTGATTTGCATTATCAGTTCTGTTAGCAACAGACTGCCTGTCAGTTTTGCTTTGAGCTCTAGACTGTTCGTCGGAAGAAACAAAAGTCTTATCGTTAACTGGAGGTCTGTTTCTTTGAACACTGGCGTCAGAGAGGTACCCATCACTACGGTAACTTCTGCTATCCCAGTCACTGTTGTAGCCAGTGTCTCCAACCTTTAGCCGGTTTCTACGGTAACTCTCCTCTTCAACTGTTCTATTGCTTGAGCCACTGTTGACATGAACTATGACCCTTGGGGTCAGTTTACCATGAATTTCATCATTGATTTGGACCACTACATTGGAGTCTTTTAAAATGGACTTGTTTCCTTGATTTTGAATGTCATTAACGTAAGGTTCATCATATAGTGAAAGAGGTGTATCTTCTGTTTGATTCCTGGTGGCCTAAAGCAGGATATTGCAAGCATTACATATTGGGGCATAGTGAATGTCatacaatgaaatgaaaaacctcTGCATCTGAATAAACATCTCACACAAGAACCAActtgaagatacatgtattatctgtACAATTTCATGcagttatataaaaaaaagtcattcttctcttaatattatataaataaaaatgctgTCAGCATGTTAGAAACAGCATAGAATGCTACAATATAAAGCATGAACATCTACGGGCATGCAATAAGAAGTTTCCTGAATTACCATTTCTGGAGCTTTAAGTCTCTCACTGACGttattcattgaattttcaGATTCTTGGGGGGCTCTAGATCTATCGTTAGACCCCCTATTATGTGGATTAACTGGGCCCTCATTAGACTTCATAGGGACTTTCATTCTAGACCCTTGAGGGTAAGCCGAGTCTTGAAGGGGAACTTTCATTCTAGATTCTTGAGAGTAAACTGATTCAGAACTGTACTGAGAATTTTGTTCAGTACTATCTTTGTATCTGTACTGAGAATTTTGCTCAGTACTATCTTTGTATCGGTACTGAGAGTTTTGCTCAGTACTGTCTTTGTATCCGTACTGAGAATTTTGCTCAGTACTATCTTTGTACCCGTACTGAGAATTTTGCTCTGTACCGTTCTTGTAATGAGAATTTTGCTCTCCACTATTTTTGTAACGAGGATTTTGCTCTTCATAGCCAGCAAAATTTTGATTTGCTTGGTTCCGATTTCCCCCTTTGTGAAAATTCAATGAATTGTCAGTGAAAGCAGACGATGGATTCTCTTGGTATTGTCGTGCCTAAATTAGTAtccgagaaagaaaaaaatataaattgatcaTTACCAGCCACCACCCAAAACCAGATCCTGAACATGTAATTTCcatttaaaacataatacaaatcTCAAGTTTAATATTCCACAAAGCTTAAGGTAAAATCAACAACTCTACTCACAATTTTAAGATTTGACACAAGTCAACATTACATACAGACAGACATACATAcagaaaattatttacaaaaaaactaatcattattaaattttcCACATCAAACTCTCGCatgcaaatgttttgttttaccgGTGCAGGCATTCTGGGCCCTTCATTGCTAGGGGTTGGTGTGTTTTCCGGACTTAACGAGTCCTCCTGTGATATTGAAATTTTAGACTTGATTGTACAGATACTACTCTGTTCTATTGCCAGCTGAATTCGAGATTTCAGACAATGAGCAGGTTCAAACTTTGCAAACTAAGTCAGACTGAACTGACTACATGAGCTTTTCTACTGCCTAACCTtagacaaaagatttttttttcaaccaatttAAACTGGAATGGCCTTGAGATATATCATTGGTTTTTCAGAATTGGTCTTATAGAAAAGTATAAAGTATCTATACCAGTGAATGAATGTATTCTTTAAGTAAAACTAATCttgatttcatgaaaaaaaaagattaatattGGTTCAAAATAATTACTTGACTATGTTTAAgggctgtatatttaaatagaCGTTTGTCAAAAAGCAATTTAATGAAG
Coding sequences within it:
- the LOC128164958 gene encoding zinc finger CCCH domain-containing protein 13-like isoform X2; protein product: MSTSRPNGYTSYRGISRETRPSSAELIDLHVYIVPPEIWRERYNNLLNQNVTETISAGIIRVHPERFVYDLRNELEQQVGEDMLPRDYVFLKSVGRSITRLKQKQEYQLKAKHFIPPQAYAPELYLLEISPDDQGSSRTSTRPHSPFSQNHESEDERRSGNKSKHRHNDSSPYRYSPLPKIKSGHSPTHNRGEYNHNGDIRTENGRLSDSWGSNRDKRTPPPPQNVPRTPPHPKASRDQTPREHTSRGESHRAPPPRSSPTPTDHRKRADQSREPVSGTYTNHTNEDSGINVNSPEDHFDALDRRKHDEDRNNDLNRRLHPDNEDDHHRNGDISDDEWERRRREEEERRRRESEERRMKEDEDRRKEEEERRRLEEERERISKQQLTGSDEATRNQTEDTPLSLYDEPYVNDIQNQGNKSILKDSNVVVQINDEIHGKLTPRVIVHVNSGSSNRTVEEESYRRNRLKVGDTGYNSDWDSRSYRSDGYLSDASVQRNRPPVNDKTFVSSDEQSRAQSKTDRQSVANRTDNANQNGSLKKDDTFDEYGSRNGRPSAERSRSRKEVSWSDGQKQNDKNGTSSKDKVGNSDQNKDDQKAPPTIVTQPASSEASQRPPKDNPVHGTDLPLNSVTEEVHSGSSQPNHRLNGSASLDARSKVGTESSFEKSEADTMISNVNSGYQGDVSDIGPDEKTEYRKKNLKDLNRFPSPPPLQMDSNQGQETESSKQNKKAEKAVTKPPFSKQETKQEIKERLMKELEAAREARRAVEKQREELVKKAKLMQTKTQNRRNHARDLWKKRYFEEKKKTPPLEEQCNRLRHELDIIHRKLMNTLEGPSKEKSTRLGDLKPSQKNNYKIQATRLTHEIDDMRRRLENAKMKLTAEMKLRNQAETELRALRAELTQQKIQLTLARSQQMAKLTPTTHDSRLDSRLLTSSYS
- the LOC128164958 gene encoding trichohyalin-like isoform X1 — encoded protein: MSTSRPNGYTSYRGISRETRPSSAELIDLHVYIVPPEIWRERYNNLLNQNVTETISAGIIRVHPERFVYDLRNELEQQVGEDMLPRDYVFLKSVGRSITRLKQKQEYQLKAKHFIPPQAYAPELYLLEISPDDQGSSRTSTRPHSPFSQNHESEDERRSGNKSKHRHNDSSPYRYSPLPKIKSGHSPTHNRGEYNHNGDIRTENGRLSDSWGSNRDKRTPPPPQNVPRTPPHPKASRDQTPREHTSRGESHRAPPPRSSPTPTDHRKRADQSREPVSGTYTNHTNEDSGINVNSPEDHFDALDRRKHDEDRNNDLNRRLHPDNEDDHHRNGDISDDEWERRRREEEERRRRESEERRMKEDEDRRKEEEERRRLEEERERISKQQLTGSDEATRNQTEDTPLSLYDEPYVNDIQNQGNKSILKDSNVVVQINDEIHGKLTPRVIVHVNSGSSNRTVEEESYRRNRLKVGDTGYNSDWDSRSYRSDGYLSDASVQRNRPPVNDKTFVSSDEQSRAQSKTDRQSVANRTDNANQNGSLKKDDTFDEYGSRNGRPSAERSRSRKEVSWSDGQKQNDKNGTSSKDKVGNSDQNKDDQKAPPTIVTQPASSEASQRPPKDNPVHGTDLPLNSVTEEVHSGSSQPNHRLNGSASLDARSKVGTESSFEKSEADTMISNVNSGYQGDVSDIGPDEKTEYRKKNLKDLNRFPSPPPLQMDSNQGQETESSKQNKKAEKAVTKPPFSKQETKQEIKERLMKELEAAREARRAVEKQREELVKKAKLMQTKTQNRRNHDMMNVFDARDLWKKRYFEEKKKTPPLEEQCNRLRHELDIIHRKLMNTLEGPSKEKSTRLGDLKPSQKNNYKIQATRLTHEIDDMRRRLENAKMKLTAEMKLRNQAETELRALRAELTQQKIQLTLARSQQMAKLTPTTHDSRLDSRLLTSSYS
- the LOC128164958 gene encoding zinc finger CCCH domain-containing protein 13-like isoform X11, whose translation is MSCEDERRSGNKSKHRHNDSSPYRYSPLPKIKSGHSPTHNRGEYNHNGDIRTENGRLSDSWGSNRDKRTPPPPQNVPRTPPHPKASRDQTPREHTSRGESHRAPPPRSSPTPTDHRKRADQSREPVSGTYTNHTNEDSGINVNSPEDHFDALDRRKHDEDRNNDLNRRLHPDNEDDHHRNGDISDDEWERRRREEEERRRRESEERRMKEDEDRRKEEEERRRLEEERERISKQQLTGSDEATRNQTEDTPLSLYDEPYVNDIQNQGNKSILKDSNVVVQINDEIHGKLTPRVIVHVNSGSSNRTVEEESYRRNRLKVGDTGYNSDWDSRSYRSDGYLSDASVQRNRPPVNDKTFVSSDEQSRAQSKTDRQSVANRTDNANQNGSLKKDDTFDEYGSRNGRPSAERSRSRKEVSWSDGQKQNDKNGTSSKDKVGNSDQNKDDQKAPPTIVTQPASSEASQRPPKDNPVHGTDLPLNSVTEEVHSGSSQPNHRLNGSASLDARSKVGTESSFEKSEADTMISNVNSGYQGDVSDIGPDEKTEYRKKNLKDLNRFPSPPPLQMDSNQGQETESSKQNKKAEKAVTKPPFSKQETKQEIKERLMKELEAAREARRAVEKQREELVKKAKLMQTKTQNRRNHDMMNVFDARDLWKKRYFEEKKKTPPLEEQCNRLRHELDIIHRKLMNTLEGPSKEKSTRLGDLKPSQKNNYKIQATRLTHEIDDMRRRLENAKMKLTAEMKLRNQAETELRALRAELTQQKIQLTLARSQQMAKLTPTTHDSRLDSRLLTSSYS
- the LOC128164958 gene encoding trichohyalin-like isoform X3, encoding MSSLMERYKTFKRPSSGELIDLHVYIVPPEIWRERYNNLLNQNVTETISAGIIRVHPERFVYDLRNELEQQVGEDMLPRDYVFLKSVGRSITRLKQKQEYQLKAKHFIPPQAYAPELYLLEISPDDQGSSRTSTRPHSPFSQNHESEDERRSGNKSKHRHNDSSPYRYSPLPKIKSGHSPTHNRGEYNHNGDIRTENGRLSDSWGSNRDKRTPPPPQNVPRTPPHPKASRDQTPREHTSRGESHRAPPPRSSPTPTDHRKRADQSREPVSGTYTNHTNEDSGINVNSPEDHFDALDRRKHDEDRNNDLNRRLHPDNEDDHHRNGDISDDEWERRRREEEERRRRESEERRMKEDEDRRKEEEERRRLEEERERISKQQLTGSDEATRNQTEDTPLSLYDEPYVNDIQNQGNKSILKDSNVVVQINDEIHGKLTPRVIVHVNSGSSNRTVEEESYRRNRLKVGDTGYNSDWDSRSYRSDGYLSDASVQRNRPPVNDKTFVSSDEQSRAQSKTDRQSVANRTDNANQNGSLKKDDTFDEYGSRNGRPSAERSRSRKEVSWSDGQKQNDKNGTSSKDKVGNSDQNKDDQKAPPTIVTQPASSEASQRPPKDNPVHGTDLPLNSVTEEVHSGSSQPNHRLNGSASLDARSKVGTESSFEKSEADTMISNVNSGYQGDVSDIGPDEKTEYRKKNLKDLNRFPSPPPLQMDSNQGQETESSKQNKKAEKAVTKPPFSKQETKQEIKERLMKELEAAREARRAVEKQREELVKKAKLMQTKTQNRRNHDMMNVFDARDLWKKRYFEEKKKTPPLEEQCNRLRHELDIIHRKLMNTLEGPSKEKSTRLGDLKPSQKNNYKIQATRLTHEIDDMRRRLENAKMKLTAEMKLRNQAETELRALRAELTQQKIQLTLARSQQMAKLTPTTHDSRLDSRLLTSSYS